DNA from Macadamia integrifolia cultivar HAES 741 chromosome 12, SCU_Mint_v3, whole genome shotgun sequence:
TTAAAAGATGGAGACAGGATTAATGAAGCACACCAGCATGTTCAAACATCAAATTAATTAAGATGTAGTAGCTTTTAAGTCTTGAGAGTTTTCTATTAATTGAATGTAATTTGATGGCTCACCCAACTACTACCTATATATTTCAAGTAATATTTAATGAGGGGACGGAATCGAAATTGTCTGCAACGAGTAGTGAGGTGCAGTAAGCATACAATGACTGGGAGGGCACGGCCATACACCCCGGTCgttggatgctcactacacctcaCCATCTCACCATCTCACCACCTCATCGTAGACAATTTTGGTAcgagggggaagggaggactCCCAAAATACTACTGAGAACTTTTCAACAATAAATGAATTCCTCATCAACACATGAACTCCACTTAGATTCTCTAAAGTAGCATAGGTCTTTGAGCTTGGATCAAGTCCTCATAAGAGAACCATGCATTCTTGTACGGTGTCTGATCCACATATGGaatccactctctctctctctctctccttacaATAGCTCTTCACATTGAGTGGTTCCATGTGTAAATCAGGCActatacgagaatggttctggGATGAGGACCTGATCCAACAAGCTCTACGCCTCTGGACTAAGTGGAGTCCATGTGTTGATCACAAGTGTatatgagaatggttcttgtaCATGAATATAATCTGGACTCCAAATTAACTCAGACATACCAGTACAGTTGCTTTGATGACAGTATCACGGTCATAACCATGCATCAATTTTTTCTCGGGCAATATTGATAGCATCAGGTCCATAAAGTCCTCCTGTGCCTCCTCATCACCTGATGAAAGTTTCTGCTTATTCttatgaagatgaagatgatctTCCAGCCACTTCCCAATTAGAATGTCAAGTTTCTTAGCAACAGATTTCATGGCTTTCAAATGTCCTCCCAAATCCATCCATTCCAGGAAAGGCACCAAATCCGACGGGACGAGGATCCCACTCAACCTTACAAGTTCCTCAATATTTTCCTCGAATTCCTGAGCTTCATTCTTGTCTTTGGCATCATCAAAGGTATTGAAATATCGTTTCCCCGCGATCATCTTGGTGATGACATTGAAATTCAAGCGACAGAACCAACGATCTATCTCCACGGGAACTGGAGCAGCACCACCCTTATCCTCAGCCCAATATGAGTATAACTCTTTGATGCATGCATTAACCTCAGCCGCTGTTACGTGCTTGAGCTTTTCAAGTCGGTTCTTGGAGAGGAGTTCAAGGGTGACCATCTTCTTGATATCACGCCAATAGGGGCCATGAGGGGCAAAGGTAAAGAAAGCATAATTGTAGCCCATGTATTTGCCTGCAGCACTTGGTGGGCGTGTGGCAAAGGCCTTGTCATGGATGGTGAAGAAGTCCTTGATCAGATCCAAGCTGCTCACTGCAAAGGCTCTATTAACGCCGAGACGAATTGTGAAAATTGGGCCATGTTTGTCGGCAAAGGCACTAAGTGATCGGGCAAGGGTTACTCCACCCCTTAGCAGCATATAGAGGTGGCCAATGATGGGTAAAGCACCAGATGGTTCAGGGGGTTGGGGGCTCTTGGGCCTTGACCATAAATACTTGTAAAGGATGATAATGAAGGCAACAATGGCTAGGTATTGGAAAAGAAGGGCTTCCATGGCTGAGTGTGGGATTAGTGAATGCATGAGTACAGAATTAAGGGTAGCTCATCCTGTATTTATAT
Protein-coding regions in this window:
- the LOC122057355 gene encoding cytochrome P450 CYP82D47-like codes for the protein MHSLIPHSAMEALLFQYLAIVAFIIILYKYLWSRPKSPQPPEPSGALPIIGHLYMLLRGGVTLARSLSAFADKHGPIFTIRLGVNRAFAVSSLDLIKDFFTIHDKAFATRPPSAAGKYMGYNYAFFTFAPHGPYWRDIKKMVTLELLSKNRLEKLKHVTAAEVNACIKELYSYWAEDKGGAAPVPVEIDRWFCRLNFNVITKMIAGKRYFNTFDDAKDKNEAQEFEENIEELVRLSGILVPSDLVPFLEWMDLGGHLKAMKSVAKKLDILIGKWLEDHLHLHKNKQKLSSGDEEAQEDFMDLMLSILPEKKLMHGYDRDTVIKATVLTLIVGGTDTTFIALTWALALLLNHPIVLKKAQDELDAYVGKDRNVDESDIKNLVYLQAIVKETLRLYPPGPVLPREAMEDCQLGEYHVPKGTPLFVNVWKLHRDPSVWSDPDEFQPERFLTSHADADFKAQQFQYIPFSAGRRLCPGITLATQIFHLTLARLLHGFDIMTTSHGPVDMTEAISLTLPRANPLHVLLTPRLPSKLYEN